A segment of the Posidoniimonas polymericola genome:
GGCTGGAATCCCCGGCGGGCAGGTCATCGGCGCCAGTGACAGCATGGGCGAGAGCCCCATTGAACGACCGGTCACCCCAGCCGATCTGGCCGCCACCATCTATCAACTGCTTGGTATCGATCCGCAGCACACGCTCTACACCTCCGACGGTCGCCCCGTGCAGGTCAGCCACGACGGAACCCCGCTCAAAGAACTGGTGGGGTAGAGAACTCTATGTCCGTCCCCGCAAATTCGAGTCTCGCAGTATCTCTGATCGTCGCCCTTACGCTGACTTGCACTCCTGCTCGGGCACAATCGCCTGTCACAGCATTAGCGTTCGCGCCTCATGAGACGCGGCTCGTCGCCGGTTCGCAGTCGGGCATCGAAATCCGTCGATGGCCCGAACTACAACCGGTCGCCAGGCGAGATCTCGAAATTCGCAGCATTCACGATCTAGCCTTCTCGCCAGATAGCAGTCGGCTGCTCGTCGGCGGCGGTGCACCAAGCGAGTACGGCGAATGGCAGATCGTCTCTTGGCCAGCGCTCGAAGTCGTCGCCAAGAGCATCTCGCACGATGATTCGATTGATTCTGTCGCCTGGCTCGCGGACGATCGTTTCGTGACCGCCGGCGCCGATAGCAGATGCATTGTTTGGAAACTTAGTGGGGAGACCGCGGAACAAGTCGTGGCGATCGACGGCCATTCGCGGAGCGTGTTAAGTGTCGAAGCTTTGCGGGAGAATAATCTATTCGTTACGGCCGGTGTCGATCAGGTGTTGAGGGTTTGGCCAGCAGACTTGCCTCAAGTCGAGTCGCCACAACCAATCCGCAAACTCGACAATCACACCGGCGCCGTGTGCGCTCTTGCCCTGTGCCCGGTCCAACGGCCGCTTCCGCTGCTTGCCTCGGCGAGCGTCGACAAGACAGTCCGGCTGTGGCAGCCCACCATCGGCCGATTGGTGAAGTTCGCAAGGTCGCCGGTCGAACCGACTTGCCTGGCTTGGAGCCGCGACGGGACCCGGCTTGCCGCTGGTTGCGCGGATGGCAAGTTGCGTATTATCAACCCGGCGACAGTGCAAGTCGATCAAACCTGCCACGGCGTCGACGGCTGGATTTACAGCGTCTGTGCCGCGACTGACGGCAGTTTCGTCGTTGGTGGAACGCACGGCCTAATCACCCGCGTCGTGCCGTCGAGCGAGTAATCGCTGGCCGATTTAACTCACCGGTGGTAGTGGGTGAGGCAACGCCAAGCACCCAAGTGAGACTTGCGATCTAACACGCCGGGCGGGAAATCGGGCAGGTTTTGACGAACCACGTGCTCCAACCAGCGAAGTCGCAGCGATGAAGCGAAACGCCCGCGCCCGCTCACAATTCCCGGAATTGCCTGGTTCCCACCAAATCCGGCGTGGGCGTGATGGCTTAACACTCAAATCCCCGCCCTCCTCATTCGGCGCGGAGTGGTGTTTGAGCTCGGCTTTGCCGCGAGCACGCTTCCGCCTGCGGCACGGCCGTTCGGGAAAAACGGCGATGCACTCCGCCGCCGTTACCGGGGCGTGAACTCGAACCGCTCGCACTGCCCAAAGAACTCCAGGGGGTTCTCATACACCACCCTGCGGATCAGCGACTCTTCGTGGCCGCGGCGACGCATCTCAAGGATGAAGTCGGGCACGGCGGTTGGCTTGGACGGGCCCCAGTCGCCGGCGGAATTGACCATCAGCTGGTCGGGGCCGTACATCTCGACCATGTCGCACGCCCGCTCGGGCGTGCACTTGGAGGTCGGGTAGAGGGTCATGCCGGCCCAGAAGCCGGCCTCGCGGACCGGGCGGATGGTGTGCTCTTCGACGTGATCGATCAGCACACGGCCGCGGTTGATGCGACTGTCGCCGGTGAGCATGTCGAGGATCATCCGCGTCCCCTGGTGCTTGTCCTCCAGGTGCGGCGTGTGGATCAGGATCAGCTCGTCGGTGCGGGTCGCCAGGTCGACGTGCTCGAGGAACACGGTGGCCTCGTTCCTGGTGTTCTTGTTGAGGCCGATCTCGCCGATCCCCAGCACGCCCGGCCGCCCCAAGAACTCGGGGATCATCGCGATGACCTCGCGAGACAGCGCGACGTCCTCGGCCTCCTTGGCGTTGATGCAGAGCCAAGTGTAGTGCTGCAGGCCGTACCAGCCGGCTCTCTTTGGCTCGAAACCGGTGAGCTGCTCGAAATAGTCGCGGAAACCGTCGACGCTGCCGCGGTCGTAGCCGGCCCAGAACGCCGGCTCGCTCACCGCGACGCAGCCCATCTGGGCGAGCGTGCGGTAGTCGTCTGTGGTGCGGCTGACCATGTGGATGTGGGGGTCGATGTAGTCCATGTGGTTACTCCCCGTCCTCCCGTCCTACCCCCATCGCGGCCCGCCAGTCGGGCTCGTACTCACGGCTGAACAGCAGCTGCAGCCGCTCGGCGCGGCCCGGCTGATCGTCCAGCAGCAGCTCGATCGCCTGCCGCAGCTTGGCGTGGCGGGGCTCGGCGGCCAGTTCGCCGGCGCCGCGGTCGAGCCGGTCGAGCGCCGCGGCGACCTCGAGCACCTTTGCGCGGATGATCAGAAACTCCTCGTCGAGGACCTGCGGGGCGGGGCGGTTGGACGGCATCGCTTCACCTCTGCTTAGTCGGCGCGGCGGCGGGTTGTCCGCCGACGCTGTCTGTGCATCTTCGCCCGATCGGCCCGGCGACGCAACTCGACCGTCATAACCGTAACGGCCGGCGTTTGTGTCGCAACCGCGGCGACTGCCGGCCGATGCTACTGGTCGGAGCGCCGCTGCGCGCTCACCAGCGCCGCTTACCCAACCGCTACGCATGGCCACCACCCGCGGCATCGAAAGAACACTCCGCCTTCTGACCAGGACCGCCAACCCGGCCGCCATCGAGGTGCTGGACGCGGGGCTGCGGTCGGACGAGCCGGTCATGCGCGAGGCCGCCGCCCGGGCGTTGTCTCGGCGGCGGGGTTCCGCGTCGGTGCACACGCTGCTGCTGGCCCTCGCCGAGACCCCGCCCGACGTGCAGCGGGCCGTCTCCACGCCGGACGCCGCGCTGCGGCTGAGGCCCGGCGTTCTGTCCGCCATCAAGGGGGACGACCTGCACCTCTGCAAACGGGCCGCCCGCTACGCGCACGACGCCGGCGACGCCTACGTGCTGCCGACCCTCGCCGAGCAGTCCAGCAGGCCCGACCACCCGTACGGCCTCGGACTCGCGACAACCGCGCTGCACCTGGCCAAGCTGCTCTCCGAACGGATCTACACGCCCGATCAAGTTGCGCCCGACGGGCCGGTCCAGGACCCCGCGTTCCCCCGCCGGGCGGCGCTCAACGCGTTGATCCGGGCGGTCGACCTGTTCGGCAAGCACGGGCACCTCGAGCTGGTCGAGGCGTTCCTGCTCCTGGTCGTGCCCGACGATTTGGTGCTCCGCCGGGTGCTGACCGACCCGACCCACGCGGCGCACCAGCCGATGCTAGAATCACTGGCCAACAGCACCGCGCCCGGCGCCATGCACGTGGTGTGCGCGGCGTTGCTGCAGGAGCACCCGCCGGCGCCGTTGATCGGCGTGCTAACCTCGCGCACCGACCGAGCGTTTGTCGAGTACCTGCTCACCGACCTCGGCGAGCAGCCGCCGCTGCGGGCGCTCGAGTCTGCCCGCGGCCTGGCCGGCTTCGCCTGGGGAGAGCCGCAGCACCAGCCAACCTTGATGCAGCTGACCGGCCCGCAGCAGGCGACCGCGCTCAAGCTGCTGGCGGCGACCTCGATGAGCAAGCGCCGCTTGTCCGCCCTCTGTGAGGCGATGCTCGAGTCGGGCAAGGTCGAGGGCCGGGTCAGCGCCTGCCACGTGATTGGCGGGCTCAACTCGCGGGTCGCTTCGTCGCTTATCTCCCGCGCACTGACCGACCCCGAAAACGCAGTGGTCGCCGCCGCCACGACGCAGCTCCGCAACCGCGGCATCGACGGCTCGACCGAGAAGCTCATATCGCTGCTGGACCACCAGCACGAGTCCGTGCAGAAGGCGGCCCAGGGGGCGGCCCAGTCGAGCCTGCCGGAGCACAACTACCGCGCCTTCTGCGAGCGGTTCGACCTGCTCGAAGAGCCGGCCCGGCAGGTGCAGGGGCGGCTGGTCGGCAAGGCCGACCCCAAGTGCGCGGCCGCCGTGCGGCGGGACCTGTCGACCGCCTCGCCCAAGCAGCGGCTGCGGACGCTCGAAGTCGCCGGCGCGCTGGGCATCGGGGACCAGCTCTCCGAGGCGCTGCTCGAACACATCAGCGACGACGATCCGGCCATCCGTGCGGCCGCGGCCAGGGCGCTGGGCGGAGCCAAGAACGAGGCCGCCCGCAAAGCACTCACCGCCGCCCTCAAGGACAAGAACAGCACGGTCCGCGAGGCCGCGGATCAGGCCCTCGGACCGCTCCCGCCGATCGACCTCGCGTCGGGGCTGGTTTCGGACATGCAGCAGGAGTTTCCCCTTTGAATGCTCTCATCCTCGCTCAGCGAGCCAACTGGGAACGGATGGGCGACCGCTTCAGCGGCGAGGCCGCCGAACTGCAGACCGAGGAGCTGCTGACGCTGCTCGCCGTGGTGGTCGGTGCGGGGCTGCTGATCTGGCTGCTGCGCGTGGCGGCCCGCTGGCAGGAGGGCCGGTTGAAGCGCCCCAACCCGCGGCGGCTGTTCAACGACCTCTGCCGCGCACACCGGCTGAACCGCTGGGAACGCAAGCTGCTGCGTGAGATGGGCGAGGGACTCGGCCTGCGTCAGCCGGCCGAGGTGTTTGTCCGCCCCGACGCGTTCCGCGCGTCGCCGCTGCCGCCCGATGCCGAGGCGATGCCCGTGGCGTTCAAGCAGCTGCAGAAGAAGCTCTTCGCGGAGCTGAGCCCGCACTAGCCATGAAGCCCCGCTAGGCGCCGATGGGCACGTAGGCCGACCGCTGGCGGAAGCGGCTCTTCGCGCCGGACTTGGTGCCGCCCTTCAGGTCGGTCGTGCTGTCGAGCGGCTTATAGCCCATCTGGTTCAGGAACTCCTGCAGCGTGATGGTCTCGACACCGTAGGTGGCGGCCTCCTTCTCCATGTCGGCGTAGCCCTTCCGCTTGGCGGCGGCGTTGGCGGCGCCGCTCCGCGGGAAATCGCCAATCACGAGGTAGCGGGTCTCGACCGACATCTCGCCGGTCACCTCGCCGTTCGACTCCAGCACCATGTCGACCACGCCGCCGTTCATGCGGATCAGGTCTTTGGCGGTGTCCATGTCGTTGGCGCCGTCGCTGTCGAGGTCGATGTCGCCGGTCAGGGCGTAGTGGATCTGCTTGCCCTCGTGCCAAACCGGGCTGTAGATGTGGTCGCCCGGCATGATCGGCTCGCGGATGTCGTCGCCGGTGATGCGGGCCTCGGCCAGGTGGTCGTCGAGCAGGCGGACCACCTCGATGCTGCCCTTTTTGTCGCTGCGGCCGGCGTCGGCCAGGTCCTGCTCGTAGACGCTAAAGGTGACCTGCGGGCGGAGCGAGTCGGCCTCGCCGAGGTTGATCCAGACCGTGCGGTTACGCTGGTTGACCCAGGTGATGCGGCCGTCGGCCACCTCGAAGCTGGGGTCTTCCTGCTTGCGCTCCTCCATCAGCTTGGTGAGGCTGGCGTCCTTCCTCTCGAGGGTCTCCTGCGTGCTGGTGAGCTGCTGCTTGCTGTCGTCGAGCTGCTTGGCGTAGGCGGAGCGGCTGTTGGCGAGGGTCTGCTCGAGCTCCTTCACCTTGTTCTCGAACGCGGCCCGCGACTCGGCGAACTCGCTGCGGAGCTTGGCGGTCTCGGCGGCGTCCTCGTCAAACTTCTTCTTGAACTCGGTGATCTGCCCGTCCTTCTGGGCGAGCTTGGCGGCGTACTCGGCCTCGGCCTCTTCGAGCCGCTTCTTGGCTTGGCTCTCCTGCTCGGCGCTGTTCTGGATCTCGGCGGCGAGGGTCTCGAGGATGACGCGGTACTTGCGGTCGGTCTCGGCGAAGGTGCCGCCGTAGTTCTGCATGTCCTTCTCGAACTGCGCCTGCACGTCGGTCAGGTTGTCGGCCTGCTTGTAGCCCATCATCTCCTTGAAGGCGTCCACCTCGTTCTGCTTGGTGTTCAGCGCGCCCTTGGTGCTGCTTTCGCTCTGCGCGGCGGCGGCGGCTTCTTGACGCAGCGCGTCGACTTGCGACCACTTCCACGCCGCGAGGGCGAAGAACACCACGGCCAGGCCGGACACGATAATGGTGACAATCTGCAGCGTTTGATCTTGGCGAGCAGCCATGCATCTACCTCTTAGGACGCGTTACGGCGACAACGGGTCGTGCTGTCGCGGCGAGAAGGCGGGTCGGGTGCGTTTGGGGGTCGTCGCTAGCTTGGGCGCTTGGGCGACGGTCGCTGTTCCGTACTCAACTGGTTTGTACTCTGCTGTTCCGATAGCCCGCTCGGGCAACAGCTTCCTCCGCGAGGTCGGCAACCGTCAAAAGGTCCGCCCTCCGGAACAACCTGCCCGAATTGGCATAAGTGCAAAATAATTAGAGGCTTAGCGCCTGTCAACGAACGGGCTATAACCGGCACAGACGGTCCGCGAGCGGCCGGCCGACCGCCACAACCGCTGCGGCCGGTCGACCGCGGTCCTCTGCCGGGCCCCGTCGCCCTGCCAACCGCGTCACGGATCAGCGACACCGACCAGCAAATTGATGGCGACCGACGAGCATCTCCTCCCCTCGCCCGAAACTGGGCCCACCGACACGGATGCCGGCGCAGGAGCCCCCGGGCCCGACTGGACCGTGTACGTCATTGACGCGCACAGCCTGATTTTTCAGGTGTTTCACGCGATTCCAGAGATGACCAGCCCAAGGGGCGAGCCGGTTAACGCCGTCTTTGGATTTACGCGAGACCTGCTCTATTTGTTGCACGAAAAACGGCCAACCGCA
Coding sequences within it:
- a CDS encoding WD40 repeat domain-containing protein translates to MSVPANSSLAVSLIVALTLTCTPARAQSPVTALAFAPHETRLVAGSQSGIEIRRWPELQPVARRDLEIRSIHDLAFSPDSSRLLVGGGAPSEYGEWQIVSWPALEVVAKSISHDDSIDSVAWLADDRFVTAGADSRCIVWKLSGETAEQVVAIDGHSRSVLSVEALRENNLFVTAGVDQVLRVWPADLPQVESPQPIRKLDNHTGAVCALALCPVQRPLPLLASASVDKTVRLWQPTIGRLVKFARSPVEPTCLAWSRDGTRLAAGCADGKLRIINPATVQVDQTCHGVDGWIYSVCAATDGSFVVGGTHGLITRVVPSSE
- a CDS encoding TatD family hydrolase; this encodes MDYIDPHIHMVSRTTDDYRTLAQMGCVAVSEPAFWAGYDRGSVDGFRDYFEQLTGFEPKRAGWYGLQHYTWLCINAKEAEDVALSREVIAMIPEFLGRPGVLGIGEIGLNKNTRNEATVFLEHVDLATRTDELILIHTPHLEDKHQGTRMILDMLTGDSRINRGRVLIDHVEEHTIRPVREAGFWAGMTLYPTSKCTPERACDMVEMYGPDQLMVNSAGDWGPSKPTAVPDFILEMRRRGHEESLIRRVVYENPLEFFGQCERFEFTPR
- a CDS encoding HEAT repeat domain-containing protein yields the protein MATTRGIERTLRLLTRTANPAAIEVLDAGLRSDEPVMREAAARALSRRRGSASVHTLLLALAETPPDVQRAVSTPDAALRLRPGVLSAIKGDDLHLCKRAARYAHDAGDAYVLPTLAEQSSRPDHPYGLGLATTALHLAKLLSERIYTPDQVAPDGPVQDPAFPRRAALNALIRAVDLFGKHGHLELVEAFLLLVVPDDLVLRRVLTDPTHAAHQPMLESLANSTAPGAMHVVCAALLQEHPPAPLIGVLTSRTDRAFVEYLLTDLGEQPPLRALESARGLAGFAWGEPQHQPTLMQLTGPQQATALKLLAATSMSKRRLSALCEAMLESGKVEGRVSACHVIGGLNSRVASSLISRALTDPENAVVAAATTQLRNRGIDGSTEKLISLLDHQHESVQKAAQGAAQSSLPEHNYRAFCERFDLLEEPARQVQGRLVGKADPKCAAAVRRDLSTASPKQRLRTLEVAGALGIGDQLSEALLEHISDDDPAIRAAAARALGGAKNEAARKALTAALKDKNSTVREAADQALGPLPPIDLASGLVSDMQQEFPL